A single Drosophila ananassae strain 14024-0371.13 chromosome 3L, ASM1763931v2, whole genome shotgun sequence DNA region contains:
- the LOC6494388 gene encoding troponin C-akin-1 protein has product MGQVKKATSALSKLFVYGALKYGQPSNSILASSGNGHAKFWCKATTTEKLPLVIATRYNIPFLLNKPGVGYYVTGEIYEVDDRMLNSLDNLEDCEDIYTREKQDMNIGVGEGTVPCWVYLLQKYPEKLLNLPYLSSYENSTTHPYIMRHRRTHKHPAQDDLSYEATN; this is encoded by the exons ATGGGCCAAGTCAAG AAAGCCACCTCCGCCCTGAGCAAGCTGTTCGTCTACGGCGCTCTCAAGTACGGCCAGCCCAGCAACTCGATCCTGGCCAGCAGTGGGAACGGACACGCCAAGTTCTGGTGCAAGGCCACCACCACCGAGAAGCTGCCGCTGGTTATCGCCACCCGCTACAACATACCCTTCCTGCTGAACAAGCCAGGCGTGGGGTATTACGTAACCGGGGAGATCTACGAGGTGGACGACCGCATGCTCAACTCCTTGGACAACCTGGAGGACTGCGAGGACATCTACACGCGCGAGAAGCAGGACATGAACATCGGCGTTGGCGAGGG AACCGTTCCCTGCTGGGTGTATCTGCTCCAGAAGTATCCGGAGAAGCTGCTCAACTTGCCCTACCTGTCCAGCTATGAGAACAGCACCACGCATCCCTACATCATGCGCCACCGCCGCACCCACAAGCACCCCGCCCAGGACGATCTCAGCTACGAGGCGACCAACTAA
- the LOC6494387 gene encoding uncharacterized protein LOC6494387 isoform X2 codes for MRSAHQLRRPEVTFTLTFRHGDHLQKSTMPNWMLLLLLLPALGQGHYYYDYGYWEINEPPPLCSDYEMLVVNTRQCVRRCNIVCREGVCFEDGPCPCADQYQGADPDGVVCAAECLPGCQKAGGYCAAPDLCVCSKGSHYYFDALARKCRHRVARLLDPCLGHCSQQQRSSSNSDGGSTRVPIVLHRVLVGVLLFIGAVLYTWSSSIHQDTLRLQLFLFC; via the exons ATGAGATCCGCACACCAATTGCGCAGGCCCGAAGTCACTTTCACTCTCACTTTCCGGCATGGGGATCACTTGCAGAAGTCTACGATGCCAAACTGgatgctgctgttgctcctgCTGCCGGCTCTGGGACAGGGGCACTACTACTACGACTACGGGTACTGGGAGATCAACGAGCCGCCTCCCCTCTGCTCTGACTATGAAATGCTGGTGGTGAACACTAGACAGTGCGTCCGCCGGTGCAACATCGTCTGCCGGGAAGGAGTCTGCTTCGAGGACGGACCCTGTCCTTGTGCCGATCAGTACCAGGGCGCCGATCCGGACGGAGTGGTTTGCGCTGCAGAGTGCCTTCCCGGTTGCCAGAAGGCGGGGGGCTACTGCGCTGCTCCAGATCTCTGCGTTTGTTCGAAAGGGAGCCACTATTACTTCGATGCTCTGGCCAGGAAGTGCAGACACCGGGTAGCTCGTCTTCTCGACCCCTGTCTCGG TCACTGTTCCCAGCAGCAgcggagcagcagcaacagcgacGGCGGCAGCACTCGTGTTCCGATTGTTCTCCATCGCGTTTTAGTTGGAGTTTTGCTGTTCATCGGCGCGGTTCTATACACCTGGAGCTCCTCCATTCACCAGGACACCCTGAGATTGCAGCTCTTTCTCTTTTGCTAA
- the LOC6494387 gene encoding wnt inhibitory factor 1 isoform X1, producing the protein MRSAHQLRRPEVTFTLTFRHGDHLQKSTMPNWMLLLLLLPALGQGHYYYDYGYWEINEPPPLCSDYEMLVVNTRQCVRRCNIVCREGVCFEDGPCPCADQYQGADPDGVVCAAECLPGCQKAGGYCAAPDLCVCSKGSHYYFDALARKCRHRVARLLDPCLGRCTHGSCSSDGRCTCAQGYELRATLLHGQQCTPICDHDCGPHAYCFAPNLCACRHKHFHYGRSGICTRDY; encoded by the exons ATGAGATCCGCACACCAATTGCGCAGGCCCGAAGTCACTTTCACTCTCACTTTCCGGCATGGGGATCACTTGCAGAAGTCTACGATGCCAAACTGgatgctgctgttgctcctgCTGCCGGCTCTGGGACAGGGGCACTACTACTACGACTACGGGTACTGGGAGATCAACGAGCCGCCTCCCCTCTGCTCTGACTATGAAATGCTGGTGGTGAACACTAGACAGTGCGTCCGCCGGTGCAACATCGTCTGCCGGGAAGGAGTCTGCTTCGAGGACGGACCCTGTCCTTGTGCCGATCAGTACCAGGGCGCCGATCCGGACGGAGTGGTTTGCGCTGCAGAGTGCCTTCCCGGTTGCCAGAAGGCGGGGGGCTACTGCGCTGCTCCAGATCTCTGCGTTTGTTCGAAAGGGAGCCACTATTACTTCGATGCTCTGGCCAGGAAGTGCAGACACCGGGTAGCTCGTCTTCTCGACCCCTGTCTCGG ACGATGCACTCATGGGAGTTGCTCCTCCGACGGCCGGTGCACCTGTGCCCAGGGCTATGAACTGCGAGCCACTCTGCTCCACGGGCAGCAGTGTACCCCCATCTGTGATCA CGATTGTGGACCCCATGCCTACTGCTTCGCCCCAAACTTGTGTGCCTGCCGGCATAAGCACTTCCATTACGGCCGGAGCGGCATCTGCACCAGGGACTATTGA
- the LOC6494387 gene encoding wnt inhibitory factor 1 isoform X3: MPNWMLLLLLLPALGQGHYYYDYGYWEINEPPPLCSDYEMLVVNTRQCVRRCNIVCREGVCFEDGPCPCADQYQGADPDGVVCAAECLPGCQKAGGYCAAPDLCVCSKGSHYYFDALARKCRHRVARLLDPCLGRCTHGSCSSDGRCTCAQGYELRATLLHGQQCTPICDHDCGPHAYCFAPNLCACRHKHFHYGRSGICTRDY; this comes from the exons ATGCCAAACTGgatgctgctgttgctcctgCTGCCGGCTCTGGGACAGGGGCACTACTACTACGACTACGGGTACTGGGAGATCAACGAGCCGCCTCCCCTCTGCTCTGACTATGAAATGCTGGTGGTGAACACTAGACAGTGCGTCCGCCGGTGCAACATCGTCTGCCGGGAAGGAGTCTGCTTCGAGGACGGACCCTGTCCTTGTGCCGATCAGTACCAGGGCGCCGATCCGGACGGAGTGGTTTGCGCTGCAGAGTGCCTTCCCGGTTGCCAGAAGGCGGGGGGCTACTGCGCTGCTCCAGATCTCTGCGTTTGTTCGAAAGGGAGCCACTATTACTTCGATGCTCTGGCCAGGAAGTGCAGACACCGGGTAGCTCGTCTTCTCGACCCCTGTCTCGG ACGATGCACTCATGGGAGTTGCTCCTCCGACGGCCGGTGCACCTGTGCCCAGGGCTATGAACTGCGAGCCACTCTGCTCCACGGGCAGCAGTGTACCCCCATCTGTGATCA CGATTGTGGACCCCATGCCTACTGCTTCGCCCCAAACTTGTGTGCCTGCCGGCATAAGCACTTCCATTACGGCCGGAGCGGCATCTGCACCAGGGACTATTGA
- the LOC6496196 gene encoding LHFPL tetraspan subfamily member 2a protein: protein MCYVIITSASLVWFLCSLLADMLFAVALVTPKWLVGPTPVGQLSSKSSSVGIYTRCKVMLERGYHCGRFDLDGLFTDSSVYPGEWKAAMFFASLGFVLLSVTVMLTLLTCCRQAACGKSIHNLTACAQVVAGISVMLALFLHPLGWRADRVQRLCGPEAEPFYPADCSIGISFYCGVIGVLLTFIAAGISLKAESSNMRSRVRRRVEAGSKLVCIP from the exons ATGTGTTACGTTATCATAACGAGCGCCAGTCTGGTGTGGTTCCTCTGCTCCCTTCTGGCGGACATGCTTTTTGCCGTCGCCCTGGTCACGCCCAAATGGCTAGTTGGCCCCACCCCTGTGGGGCAGCTGTCCTCCAAGTCCTCCTCGGTTGGAATCTACACTCGCTGCAAAGTGATGCTAGAGCGGGGATACCACTGCGGTCGCTTCGACCTGGACGGTCTTTTCACCGACAGTAGTGTCTACCCTGGAGAGTGGAAGGCGGCCATGTTTTTTGCCTCGCTGGGATTCGTCCTGTTGTCAGTCACGGTGATGCTCACTCTGCTCACCTGTTGTCGCCAGGCCGCCTGCGGCAAGAGCATCCACAACTTGACGGCCTGCGCCCAGGTGGTGGCTG GAATTAGCGTGATGCTCGCGCTCTTCCTGCACCCCCTTGGCTGGCGAGCGGATAGGGTACAGCGCCTCTGCGGCCCGGAGGCCGAACCCTTTTACCCTGCGGACTGCAGCATAG GCATTTCGTTTTACTGCGGCGTCATCGGCGTGCTTCTCACATTCATCGCCGCCGGAATAAGCCTCAAAGCGGAATCTTCCAACATGCGATCGCGGGTCCGCCGTCGCGTCGAAGCGGGTAGCAAGCTGGTCTGCATTCCATAG
- the LOC6494386 gene encoding dnaJ homolog subfamily C member 21 → MRCYYEELGLQRTATDGDIKTAYRKMALRWHPDKNPDCLAEAKERFQLIQQAYEVLSDPQERSWYDNHREQILRGKNSEYAENCLDVFEFFTSSCYKGYGDDEKGFYSVYREVFVKIALEDMEFMDGDDHLGLAPEFGTSESNYEEVVGPFYAFWQAYSTKKTYEWLCPYDVREIKERFILRKVEKEMKKIVQAARKDRNEEVRNLVNFVRKRDRRVHAYRRVLEERAEANRLKQEEKRREQLRKRQEELAAARENKSFHEGYEEQLKQLEQQYGSESDDYTDDEEDDDGESEDSEPDPDVEDAEFELEYVDDLYCVACNKTFKNAKARANHEESKKHRENVERLRAEMEAEEEAFHDGSQEDSIDGVEEALDELEITDEHLSAEEVLSEEESPARNKRDKKHKKSKKSAAIQVQEEEEVNVVEDEPPDLKATDSEDDWSKGKKSARKNKSKKSATNKSKPSDQSAPEPASQEANPTPAVEDLDPTKPQHTCVTCRLVFDSKNKLFAHLKKTNHGVYIPKAKPDVEGKPPGKGKGKRNK, encoded by the exons ATGCGCTGCTACTACGAGGAGCTTGGTCTCCAACGGACCGCCACCGATGGCGACATCAAGACCGCCTACCGCAAAATGGCGCTCCGCTGGCACCCGGACAAGAATCCGGATTGTTTGGCCGAGGCCAAGGAGCGCTTCCAACTTATTCAGCAGGCTTACGAGGTGCTCTCTGATCCGCAGGAGCGCTCGTGGTACGACAATCACCGGGAGCAAATCCTGCGCGGCAAAAACTCAGAGTACGCTGAGAACTGTCTGGATGTGTTTGAGTTCTTCACCAGCTCCTGCTACAAAGGCTACGGGGACGACGAAAAGGGCTTCTACAGTGTGTACCGGGAGGTATTTGTAAAGATTGCTCTTGAGGATATGGAGTTTATGGACGGCGACGACCACCTTGGGCTAGCGCCAGAGTTTGGCACTTCGGAAAGTAACTACGAGGAAGTGGTGGGCCCTTTCTATGCCTTCTGGCAGGCCTACAGCACCAAGAAGACCTATGAGTGGCTGTGCCCGTACGATGTGCGCGAGATCAAGGAGCGCTTCATCCTGCGAAAGGTTGAGaaagagatgaagaagattGTGCAGGCAGCGCGCAAGGATCGCAACGAAGAG GTCCGAAATCTGGTTAATTTTGTGCGAAAAAGAGACCGCCGGGTGCATGCCTACAGACGCGTCCTAGAAGAACGGGCTGAGGCCAACCGCTTGAAGCAGGAGGAGAAGCGCCGGGAGCAGCTGCGAAAGCGCCAAGAAGAGCTTGCTGCCGCCAGGGAGAACAAGTCCTTCCACGAGGGCTATGAGGAGCAGTTGAAGCAGCTGGAACAGCAATACGGTAGCGAGTCTGATGACTATACGGATGACGAAGAGGACGATGATGGAGAGAGTGAAGATTCGGAGCCGGATCCCGACGTGGAAGATGCCGAATTCGAGCTGGAGTATGTTGACGACTTGTATTGTGTGGCCTGCAACAAGACTTTCAAAAACGCTAAAGCGCGCGCGAATCACGAAGAGAGCAAAAAACACCGGGAGAATGTTGAACGGTTGCGGGCGGAAATGGAAGCCGAGGAAGAAGCATTCCACGACGGCTCTCAAGAAGACAGTATCGATGGAGTTGAGGAAGCTTTGGACGAGCTTGAAATCACAGACGAGCACTTGTCCGCGGAGGAAGTACTAAGCGAGGAAGAATCTCCTGCTAGGAATAAACGTGACAAAAAGCACAAAAAGTCAAAAAAGTCGGCTGCCATACAAGTGCAAGAAGAAGAGGAAGTCAACGTGGTTGAGGATGAACCGCCAGACCTCAAGGCTACCGACTCGGAAGATGACTGGAGCAAGGGGAAAAAGTCTGCGCGAAAAAACAAGAGCAAAAAGTCTGCGACAAACAAATCGAAGCCCTCTGACCAATCCGCCCCAGAGCCAGCTTCCCAAGAAGCCAACCCCACTCCAGCGGTCGAAGATCTCGATCCGACGAAGCCGCAGCACACCTGTGTCACCTGCCGGCTGGTATTCGACTCGAAAAACAAACTATTTGCTCACCTTAAAAAGACGAATCACGGAGTGTACATACCCAAAGCCAAGCCTGACGTGGAGGGCAAGCCTCCGGGAAAGGGCAAGGGGAAGCGCAACAAGTAG
- the LOC6496197 gene encoding uncharacterized protein LOC6496197, with the protein MFGSKLRSWMETHIVRPRKKGNKHKQVTAEAGGSGSSAGKKSGTLPPPGSNVTSPVLTSSGSHSIASPVRRREVSPIQCHPPSRRYGWHSPDEDSYVVTSPKSDNLLYAPNCHRPLPHQPPQHQHHLSVPNSKENSCAEKSPVRVNCSSSSISSLSWSTGSKEPSSSKPGPFKGEIAQAVEYYIPPDEEVEYEEVGNLLLRPPPPREIPRPQSENLGAVRLLYEEEPGHGNNHVRYGRLLPSKLAPIQLGESLDSLPTTAPPPIPPPPGIGSRMRTPRGVQRSNFMPGPRPHSLPSPESAYSTGYSTDGTSPCAATNYNPPEYYINMRSGTHYFPKSVNSLAIEAKRCKFGLNRIEEMSPMDPLPKSNFASASHGLETSHSPLAIHQQPKLFESPSPRQRCRIRTNPWYNTGEQHLSAVPARNEVDATSTTSTTSSGIKSGNELEVPAAKTTATKAATLNSSRGSHCKLLRVGEDPPGIGGVAYESECSSTSTEVENVHAPHTIKRRHLEQVETTTTSAPVAGGCGGGAGATTTSFVLSDDEATLNEMIGKFDESYIYEKETDILSSDSDPTDCCASELDTGQDAGDECDTDELLDIDFIDTSSMQEVVLDRHDVVARNMGSCHYYSSPMVKRKSTRRSARRKSGPEAADGFQQQRRKRFLKTRKKSCEKNERPPVSPLRESRGTRSVGGTPVCLRRHLLGPKEKIYKTSPLSNRSNSLIFGDMNIKNSLTIAESEKALMKADLEADMKYKQLIMEAESLLESLKNSVQSIPRDTPVASPRRLNPLANKRVEMLKNSEVDTPKKQPSPSPQEHELAAAINKRVEMLKFETSSVSSPPNSPKLGPRYSPRKTHLTNFMNQNAPPELPPRKGPTAPLSPQLQLNGRRLLESPKARRHGGTMTVTSTTTTTVISFNGSDSDIDCLAAEDLGNQNYFPYARPAKTLTKTNIQLEVESQVNNNFYCPHSEPLKRKVYKGSSSFERIKKNFDLELDRIKSSERSPAKLSASVSAKSSMQDVTGDEDKRLTLEGGGVGESRKQQLILNTLVDLKRSLENQSHQLSGLNGD; encoded by the exons ATGTTTGGCTCCAAGCTGCGCTCCTGGATGGAGACGCACATCGTGCGGCCCCGCAAGAAGGGTAACAAGCACAAGCAAGTGACCGCCGAAGCCGGCGGTTCCGGGAGCTCCGCTGGTAAGAAGTCCGGCACCCTGCCCCCGCCGGGCAGCAATGTCACTAGTCCGGTGCTGACTAGTAGTGGCAGCCACAGTATCGCCAGTCCGGTGCGACGACGCGAAGTCTCGCCCATTCAGTGCCAC CCCCCGAGTCGGCGGTATGGCTGGCACTCCCCTGACGAGGACTCTTATGTTGTCACATCGCCCAAGTCGGACAACCTCTTGTACGCCCCAAACTGCCACCGGCCTCTTCCGCATCAGCCGCCACAGCATCAGCACCACTTGAGCGTGCCCAACAGCAAGGAGAACTCGTGCGCGGAGAAGTCTCCCGTGCGAGTCAACTGCTCCTCGTCGTCTATTTCATCCCTCTCCTGGTCTACGGGCTCCAAAGAACCCTCTTCCAGCAAGCCTGGCCCGTTTAAAGGGGAAATCGCACAGGCTGTGGAGTACTACATTCCGCCTGACGAAGAAGTGGAATACGAGGAGGTTGGCAATCTGCTACTGCGCCCTCCGCCACCAAGGGAAATCCCGCGTCCGCAATCGGAGAACCTGGGCGCCGTGCGTTTGTTGTATGAAGAGGAACCTGGCCATGGCAATAACCATGTTCGCTACGGGCGCCTACTGCCCTCGAAACTGGCCCCCATCCAGCTGGGAGAGTCGCTGGACAGCTTGCCAACAACGGCCCCACCCCCAATACCACCACCTCCCGGTATAGGATCCCGTATGCGCACCCCGCGTGGTGTGCAACGCAGCAACTTCATGCCCGGTCCGAGGCCCCACAGTCTGCCCTCGCCGGAGAGCGCCTACTCCACCGGCTACTCAACAGACGGCACCTCTCCCTGCGCTGCCACCAACTACAATCCCCCTGAATACTACATCAACATGCGCTCGGGTACGCACTACTTCCCCAAGAGCGTAAACTCATTGGCCATCGAGGCGAAGCGCTGCAAGTTCGGCCTGAACCGCATCGAGGAGATGTCACCCATGGACCCGCTGCCCAAGAGCAACTTTGCGAGTGCCAGCCACGGCTTGGAAACATCGCACTCTCCCTTGGCTATCCACCAGCAGCCGAAGTTATTTGAAT CTCCATCGCCCAGACAGCGGTGTCGCATCAGGACTAATCCGTGGTACAACACTGGCGAGCAGCACCTGTCAGCTGTGCCTGCCCGGAACGAGGTGGATGCCACCAGCACCACCTCCACCACCTCGTCGGGCATTAAGTCGGGCAATGAGCTGGAAGTTCCGGCGGCGAAAACAACAGCAACCAAGGCAGCAACCCTTAACTCCAGCAGGGGCTCCCATTGCAAGTTGCTGCGAGTGGGGGAGGACCCGCCTGGAATAGGGGGGGTTGCTTACGAGTCCGAGTGCTCTTCGACGTCGACTGAAGTGGAAAATGTGCATGCCCCGCACACCATCAAGCGGCGACACTTGGAGCAAGTGGAAACAACAACCACCTCCGCTCCCGTGGCGGGGGGCTGCGGCGGAGGAGCTGGCGCCACAACCACTTCCTTTGTGCTCAGCGACGACGAGGCCACCCTCAACGAGATGATTGGGAAGTTTGACGAGAGCTACATCTATGAGAAGGAGACTGACATACTCAG CAGCGACTCGGATCCTACAGACTGTTGCGCCTCGGAGCTGGACACCGGGCAGGATGCCGGGGATGAGTGCGACACGGATGAGCTCCTGGACATTGACTTCATAGACACGTCCTCCATGCAGGAGGTGGTGCTTGACCGCCATGATGTGGTCGCTCGCAACATGGGCAGCTGCCACTACTACTCAAGTCCCATGGTGAAGCGCAAGTCTACGCGGCGCTCAGCCAGGCGCAAGAGCGGCCCGGAGGCTGCTGATGGCTTCCAACAGCAACGTCGCAAGCGGTTCCTCAAGACTCGCAAGAAGAGTTGCGAGAAAAACGAGAGGCCTCCGGTGTCGCCGCTTCGTGAGTCGCGTGGCACTCGAAGTGTCGGGGGTACACCCGTGTGTCTGCGTCGCCATCTTCTTGGCCCGAAGGAAAA GATATACAAGACTTCGCCGCTCTCCAATCGCTCAAACTCACTTATATTCGGCGACATGAACATCAAGAACTCGCTGACCATCGCGGAGAGCGAGAAGGCTCTGATGAAGGCGGATCTGGAGGCAGACATGAAGTACAAGCAACTCATCATGGAGGCTGAGTCGCTGTTGGAGTCCTTGAAGAACAGCGTTCAAAG CATCCCAAGGGACACACCGGTGGCCAGTCCACGGCGCCTGAACCCCTTGGCCAACAAGCGTGTGGAAATGCTCAAAAACAGCGAGGTTGACACCCCCAAGAAGCAGCCATCTCCGTCGCCGCAGGAGCACGAGCTGGCCGCTGCCATCAACAAGCGCGTCGAAATGCTCAAGTTTGAGACTTCCTCGGTCTCCTCCCCTCCCAACAGCCCCAAGCTGGGGCCGCGCTACAGTCCCCGGAAGACGCACTTGACCAACTTTATGAACCAGAACGCTCCTCCGGAGCTGCCACCTCGCAAGGGCCCCACTGCACCACTCTCGCCCCAGCTGCAGCTGAATGGCAGGCGTCTGCTGGAGAGTCCTAAGGCCAGGCGCCATGGGGGCACCATGACCGTCACATCGACCACCACAACCACGGTGATCAGTTTCAACGGAAGCGACTCTGACATCGATTGCCTGGCTGCGGAGGATCTGGGCAATCAAAACTATTTCCCGTACGCGAGGCCGGCGAAGACACTGACGAAGACGAACATCCAGCTGGAGGTCGAGTCACAGGTCAACAACAACTTTTACTGCCCCCACAGCGAGCCTCTGAAACGCAAGGTCTACAAGGGCAGCTCTTCCTTCGAGCGGATCAAGAAGAACTTCGACTTGGAGCTGG ACCGCATCAAGTCAAGCGAGCGCTCTCCAGCCAAGCTCTCCGCCTCCGTTTCGGCCAAGAGCTCCATGCAAGACGTGACCGGGGACGAGGACAAAAGGCTGACATTGGAGGGTGGGGGCGTCGGCGAGAGCCGCAAGCAGCAGCTCATTCTCAACACGCTTGTCGATCTGAAGCGGAGCTTGGAGAACCAGAGCCACCAGCTAAGTGGCCTAAACGGTGATTAA
- the LOC6494384 gene encoding uncharacterized protein LOC6494384, protein MSGYTDLTKLETSRNTRRRIACHDEQQFSKDSIVNVMEKFVKTVNIMDDTILVPCRLMDRQIGDSTDIIPASGKDSTANQLTQSSSAQGKRGAVHSKNVHEFLSASELFNLYNMLNSLKKDLLWTANQEDEDHPQLQPQIQPSAIPNPSESKTDSSTTAATTTGAHVKGHVRRTSTASMMSTNSVSNMSDSDSDISQENDSGLESDGNKSDNAQSSDGSDIVDVAKSKQASGDKATELAQRCRRHLNGLYECLEQMTEAANYLTARYQSDIGPV, encoded by the exons gaACACCCGGCGCCGCATCGCCTGTCACGATGAGCAGCAGTTCTCCAAAGACAGCATCGTCAACGTGATGGAGAAGTTCGTGAAGACTGTCAACATAATGGACGATACCATACTGGTGCCATGCAGGCTCATGGATCGACAG ATCGGCGACAGCACCGACATCATACCTGCCTCGGGCAAGGACTCCACCGCCAACCAACTGACGCAGAGCTCCAGTGCCCAGGGCAAGCGGGGAGCGGTGCACTCGAAGAACGTACACGAATTCCTCAGCGCCTCCGAACTGTTCAACCTCTACAACATGCTCAACTCCCTCAAAAAGGACCTGTTGTGGACAGCCAACCAGGAGGACGAGGACCACCCGCAGCTGCAGCCACAGATCCAGCCATCAGCCATCCCCAATCCCAGCGAGAGCAAGACTGACTCCAGCACCAcagcggcgacgacgacgGGTGCCCACGTCAAAGGCCATGTGCGTCGCACCTCTACCGCCTCGATGATGTCCACCAACTCGGTGAGCAACATGAGCGACTCGGACTCTGACATCTCGCAGGAGAACGACTCTGGCTTGGAGTCGGACGGCAACAAGAGCGACAACGCCCAGAGCAGCGACGGCAGCGACATCGTGGACGTGGCCAAGTCGAAGCAGGCCAGCGGGGACAAGGCCACGGAGCTGGCCCAGCGCTGTCGGAGGCACCTGAACGGCCTGTACGAGTGCCTGGAACAAATGACAGAGGCGGCCAACTACCTGACCGCCAGATACCAAAGTGATATTGGGCCCGTCTAG